A single region of the Triticum dicoccoides isolate Atlit2015 ecotype Zavitan chromosome 2B, WEW_v2.0, whole genome shotgun sequence genome encodes:
- the LOC119365533 gene encoding probable WRKY transcription factor 35: MCDYFLQRMEGDQAGGGDLTDIVRAGGAMPGNNDGDGTNLPSTAAEWHLQPADQPMLFPPPPPSASPGTGGDVFGDPFAGLGDPFSSDYSSGAPEFLEGMPDAMAKIGFEAGAGGGVNGCGGGGGQMFDMSRKPLLPRGMQMMPAGIGGGMGPRLMQSSLSPIAIRPYPAMTAGDMVKLGITPGQAAGCAIDAAIGGMQMSSSPRNNNSGIKRRKNQARKVVCIPAPTTAGSRPTGEVVPSDLWAWRKYGQKPIKGSPHPRGYYRCSSSKGCSARKQVERSRTDPNMLVITYTSEHNHPWPTQRNALAGSTRSHHGKNGGGGGSGSGSKSSHNEKQTQNQNVKEERKDHRAAATTTATTTTSTVTTTTSTSPVVVKEETLAGSSSEAQARDQRALDTVAGVLQQVDHRELMDHVFSESYRPMIPESGQHHENFFADFADLAELESDPMSLIFSKEYMEARPSGGAGDHGGQEKAVAKELDPFDMLDWSTTSSTAGSTFEQGKRG, encoded by the exons ATGTGCGACTACTTCCTCCAGAGGATGGAGGGCGACCAGGCCGGCGGCGGGGACCTCACAGACATCGTGCGGGCCGGCGGCGCCATGCCGGGCAATAACGACGGCGACGGCACCAACCTCCCGTCCACGGCCGCCGAGTGGCATCTGCAGCCCGCGGACCAGCCGATGCTGttcccgcctccgccgccgtcggcgTCACCGGGGACCGGCGGCGACGTCTTCGGCGACCCTTTCGCGGGGCTCGGCGACCCGTTCAGCAGCGACTATTCGTCGGGCGCCCCCGAATTCCTGGAAGGCATGCCGGACGCCATGGCCAAAATCGGCTTCGAAGcgggcgccggcggcggcgtcAACGGCTGCGGAGGAGGCGGTGGCCAGATGTTCGACATGAGCAGGAAGCCGCTCTTGCCGAGGGGGATGCAGATGATGCCGGCGGGAATCGGTGGTGGGATGGGGCCGAGGCTGATGCAGTCGTCGCTGTCGCCCATAGCGATACGCCCGTACCCGGCCATGACCGCGGGCGACATGGTGAAGCTCGGCATCACGCCCGGGCAGGCGGCCGGGTGCGCCATCGACGCCGCTATCGGTGGCATGCAGATGTCGTCGTCGCCGCGCAACAACAACAGCGGGATCAAGCGCAG AAAGAACCAGGCAAGGAAGGTGGTGTGCATTCCGGCACCGACAACGGCGGGTTCAAGACCAACCGGGGAGGTGGTTCCTTCTGATCTCTGGGCATGGAGGAAGTACGGCCAGAAACCTATCAAGGGCTCTCCTCACCCAAG AGGGTACTACAGATGCAGCAGCTCGAAAGGGTGTTCAGCACGAAAGCAGGTGGAGCGCAGCAGGACTGACCCCAACATGCTCGTCATCACCTACACCTCCGAGCACAACCACCCATGGCCGACCCAGCGCAACGCGCTCGCCGGCTCCACCCGGTCTCACCACGGCAAGAACGGCGGTGGGGGCGGCAGCGGCTCAGGCTCCAAGAGCTCGCACAACGAAAAGCAGACACAGAATCAAAACGTCAAGGAGGAGAGAAAGGATCACCGGGCCGCCGCGACAACGACGGCGACGACGACCACTAGCACAGTAACTACGACGACCAGCACTTCTCCCGTCGTCGTGAAGGAGGAGACGTTGGCAGGATCATCTTCGGAAGCGCAGGCGAGAGACCAGAGAGCCCTGGACACTGTGGCAGGAGTACTGCAGCAGGTCGACCACCGTGAGCTCATGGACCACGTGTTCAGCGAGAGCTACAGGCCTATGATACCGGAGTCCGGCCAGCACCATGAGAACTTCTTTGCTGACTTCGCCGACCTCGCCGAGCTGGAGTCAGATCCCATGAGTCTCATCTTCTCCAAGGAGTACATGGAAGCCAGGCCAAGCGGTGGTGCCGGCGATCATGGTGGCCAGGAGAAGGCGGTGGCCAAGGAGCTGGATCCGTTCGACATGCTAGATTGGTCCACTACTTCTAGCACCGCAGGGAGCACGTTTGAGCAAGGGAAGAGAGGCTAA